GGTGCGGAGTGAGCGGGAATGCTTCGGAAGCCGGTTCGGCGGGTTCGGCGCGGCAGCCGCATCCGGTTCGCTTCGAGGTCGAGTACCCGGATCGGGAGCTCGACCGCGTCGGCACGGTCTTCCGGCTGATTCTGGCCGTGCCGATCCTCGTCGTGCTGAGCAGCGTCGGTGGTCAGGCGATGCACTTCGACGGGGGCTCGACGGAGGTGGTGCTGTCCACTGCCGGTGGGATGCTCTTCGTCCCGCCGCTGCTGATGCTCCTGTTCCGGCGCAAGTACCCGCGCTGGTGGTTCGACTGGAATCGCGAGCTGCTGCGTTTCACCAACCGGGTGATCGTCTACCTGGCTCTGCTGGACGACCGGTATCCCTCCACCGACGAGCACCAGGCGGTGCGCCTCGATTTCGCCGCTCCCGAGGACCGCGCGCTCAACCGGTGGCTTCCGCTGGTGAAGTGGTTGCTGGCCGTTCCGCACTACGTGGTGTTGTTCTTCCTGGACATCGCGGCGGTGGTGGTCGTGGTGGCCGCGTGGTTCGCGATCGTGTTCACCGGTCGCCATCCGCGGGGGCTGTTCGACTTCCTGGTGGGGGTGGGCCGCTGGCACAACCGCGTCATCGCCTACGCCTGGATCCTGGTCACCGACCGCTACCCGCCGTTTCGGCTGGCGCCGTGACCAGGGGGCGGGTGCTGCTGACCGCTCGGTGACGGATGCCTCGGCGGGCTGCGTCGTCAGCGTCCGTCGTGGCACTCGTCGAACGGGGTATCTAACTGTTGGCGTTTCTGTGTCTTTGTGTGTCAGAGCGTGTCATTTCGTGCTGCGTCGGGGTGGGTGTTCGTGACGCCAGGCGTGTAGCGCGGTGGGGTCATACAGCACAGTGCGGCCTACCTTCACCGGCCGAGGGAAGTCGTCATAGACGTAGGAGTTGCGGTAGAGCGTCTTCACGCTGATACCCAGCAGTTCAGCAGCTTGCGGAGCGGAAACCAGCCCATCCAAGTTAGCCATACTCAAGTATGGTGTCCTGTGATCAGTCGATCCGCCAGTAGGGAGGTGAACAGCATGGCCACGGTGTTGCAGGCGTACCAGTTCGCGTTGGCCCCCACCGGGCAGCAGCGGGCCGCGCTGTCCTCCCACTGTGGCGCCCAGCGGTTCGCCTACAACTGGGGGCTGGCTCGTGTGAAGGCGGTGTGGGACCAGCGGGCAGCGGAACGCACCTACGGCATCGACGAGGACCAGCTCACCCCGAGCGTGTCGTGGTCGGCCTATAGCCTGCGGAAATCCTGGAACACCGCTAAGGACGAGGTGGCCCCGTGGTGGGCCGAGAACTCCAAGGAGGCGTATTCCTCCGGACTGGCG
The sequence above is a segment of the Actinopolyspora saharensis genome. Coding sequences within it:
- a CDS encoding DUF4389 domain-containing protein yields the protein MSGNASEAGSAGSARQPHPVRFEVEYPDRELDRVGTVFRLILAVPILVVLSSVGGQAMHFDGGSTEVVLSTAGGMLFVPPLLMLLFRRKYPRWWFDWNRELLRFTNRVIVYLALLDDRYPSTDEHQAVRLDFAAPEDRALNRWLPLVKWLLAVPHYVVLFFLDIAAVVVVVAAWFAIVFTGRHPRGLFDFLVGVGRWHNRVIAYAWILVTDRYPPFRLAP
- a CDS encoding helix-turn-helix transcriptional regulator, with amino-acid sequence MANLDGLVSAPQAAELLGISVKTLYRNSYVYDDFPRPVKVGRTVLYDPTALHAWRHEHPPRRSTK